One Oryza sativa Japonica Group chromosome 8, ASM3414082v1 DNA window includes the following coding sequences:
- the LOC107275360 gene encoding probable E3 ubiquitin-protein ligase ATL44 has protein sequence MSDIRGFHRAVPSDAADGTAGGAPISAGAIAGTVCAVVVVVGLLAPLVYWLYRRKLKAAASPPLRPPAAAATPLVRAQEAGAAVGGQGDYTRRRAQVAVPARDGGDLCCGMCGSAYDIVRGGGELPETLECGHHFHRRCVRRWLRVNLACPTCNATHIQLCGDDDDGQATTPRHRLTASDYSGWDELSTGVGSSSCRF, from the exons ATGAGCGATATCCGCGGCTTCCACCGTGCGGTCCCGAGCGACGCGGCTGACGGAACTGCCGGAGGAGCTCCGATCAgcgccggcgccatcgccggcACCGTCTGCGCCGTTGTCGTGGTTGTCGGGCTGCTGGCCCCGCTCGTGTACTGGCTGTATCGGAGGAAgctgaaggcggcggcgagtccTCCTCTGcgtccgccggccgccgcggcgacgcccCTCGTCCGCGCTCAGGAAGCAGGCGCGGCGGTCGGAGGCCAAGGCGACTACACGCGGCGTCGTGCGCAAGTCGCCGTCCCCGCCAGGGATGGCGGCGACCTCTGCTGCGGCATGTGCGGCTCCGCCTACGACATCGTGCGAGGAGGTGGGGAGCTGCCGGAGACGCTGGAGTGCGGCCACCACTTCCACCGGCGGTGCGTCCGGCGGTGGCTGCGCGTCAACCTCGCCTGCCCGACGTGCAACGCCACGCACATCCAACTgtgcggagacgacgacgacg GTCAAGCGACCACGCCCAGGCATCGGCTGACGGCGAGCGATTACAGCGGCTGGGATGAACTCTCCACCGGCGTTGGCAGTTCCAGCTGCCGTTTCTGA
- the LOC136351611 gene encoding uncharacterized protein: MAARGCGHLRLDTAAIKSLPSAMAARGCGRRGRWRRYAWRPSPSSSTSPLRAHHPANGQALVLVVNVAMPDLLLSLSTTASSHFRASAGTSSPTSSPTLRRSPSASSPSTPWASTRLRASVVPVTSCSFPISSSTPVTSSPATKPRSSPSHGSGGARQRHPGRRRRRDAVRDQDREGGNVALPAPPCVGHSTQALPSAVPPAPPCIATSPRRRPVGHGNGAARHAEEEGRQTTAALLPTRRQPLAAPPVASALLSAALLPRQPPATRALLPAASKTLPTSTRRGKRREEGREEVKKRGGGDVVSLTCGAHMGPTLTQPPRQIKPGSKSLRDLK, translated from the exons atggcggcgcgcggctgtgGCCATCTTCGACTCGACACCGCCGCCATCAAGTCGCTGCCGTCGGCGATGGCAGCGCGCGGCTGCGGCCGGcgtgggaggtggaggaggtatGCGTGGAGGCCCTCGCCCTCGTCATCGACGTCGCCACTTCGAGCCCATCATCCCGCGAACGGACAGgccctcgtcctcgtcgtcaaCGTCGCCATgccggacctcctcctctccctgtcCACCACTGCCTCCTCGCACTTCCGGGCATCCGCAGGGACCTCCTCACCCACATCATCTCCCACCCTCAGGCGCTCGCCCAGTGCGAGCTCACCCTCAACGCCATGGGCCTCAACTCGGCTCCGGGCATCGGTGGTGCCCGTAACCTCCTGCAGCTTCCCGATATCATCCTCAACGCCCGTAACCTCCTCACCGGCAACAAAACCGCGCTCTTCGCCATCCCATGGCTC GGGAGGTGCTCGCCAACGGCATCcaggacgacgccggcgacgtgaCGCGGTTCGTGACCAAGATCGAGAGGGAGGGAACGTCGCGCTGCCCGCGCCACCGTGCGTCGGCCACTCTACGCAGGCCCTTCCCTCTGCCGTGCCGCCCGCACCACCGTGCATCGCCACCTCACCCCGACGACGTCCCGTCGGCCACGGCAATGGCGCCGCACGgcacgcggaggaggagggaaggcaGACGACCGCCGCGCTCCTCCCCACGCGACGACAGCCATTGGCGGCGCCGCCCGTCGCAtcggccctcctctccgccgcgctcCTTCCCCGTCAGCCTCCGGCCACGCGGGCCCTTCTCCCCGCCGCGTCGAAGACGTTGCCGACATCCACGCGCagaggaaaaaggagagaggaagggagagaagaggtgaAAAAGAGAGGGGGTGGTGACGTGGTttccctgacatgtggggcccacatgggtcccacgctgacgcagccgccacgtcagataaaaccggggtcaaaatcactgagggacctaaagtga